ACCAGTTTACAAGAACAAGGATGATGGGAAGAGCTGTTGTAACTACAGAGGGATAAAACCGATCAGACACACCATGAAGATGTGTGAAATAGTTGTTGAAGCTACGCTGAGAAGGGAGGAGACAATCAGTGAGCTGCAGTATTGCTTTAATCTGAGAAAGAGCATATgcaatgtttgctttgagagtgttgatggagaagtataGAGGTCAGTAAAAACTTGACTCTGCCTCTGTGGAACTAGAGAAACTATATGACAGGTGCCAAAAGAGGAACTGTGGCATTGTATGAGGAAGTcaggaggtgcagagaagtatgtgagggtggtgcaggacaaGAAAGTGGTGAGGTGGGAGTAACAAATGGATTCCATCAGCCCCTtgttgtttgcagtggtgatggacagactgacagatgagGCCAGGCAGACATGGACTATAATGTTTGCAGATAACACTTTGATCTGTagagtagggagcaggtggaCGAGAGTATGgcgaggtggaggtatgctccggagaaaagaggaatgaagtagaagcaagacagaatacaaGACTGTGGATTagagggagacaggtggaaAGTTGAACATGGAAGGAGTAGAGATAGTGaaggtagatgagtttaaatgcCTGAGATCAACCATGGAAAGCAAGAGAGCGCAGgtagggtggagtgggtggagacgagtgtAGTGAGGCCTGCTGTCATGTATGGTTCACAGACGGTGGACAGTGTTCGTTCCTTGAAATATTCACCCCAAAGCAAAAGCTCGTTTGTGTTACCAACTACAAGTTACATCAGCCACCTCCTAATCTGGATACAAAATCGTCCTTTGaaatttggaaaaatgttgcaaaTGTATATATTTCTAGCTGAATTGCCACGGCTCAACCTCCCTTCTTGTTGCTTTGCTGTTAGTGAAAGCAACGCTTTGATGTGGAACAGGCAGACTTACATTAACATgccttagacacacacacacacacacacacgcacacacacacacatcccccTTCCCACCCCTCGCTGCTGTCTCAGAGACCTCACAGTTTTTAAACACCCAGTTGTATCAGGTTAATAAGTACAGAGCTTTTGTAACTTAATGAGCTCGTGGAAGTCACGCCACCGGAGCTTTTGAACCCTCTAAACCATCAGATCTTTCTCCATGAATGAATATCCATCTGGGGTACAGTCTTATTATACCATCACTCTCTCCCTCGCCCGCTTCACCTTGTTTACCTCGACTCTTTCTCTTTTATCTCGTAGACTTTTCACAGCTACTCCAACTGCTCCAGCATCCACCATTTTAGCTAGCTGGGGAAAGCTACAGATAGACACCAGGGAACACAAACGCACTGTCCTCTTCCTGTTTTGGTTGCTCAATTAAGCCTTTGCTTTCCCCTGAGACTGGCACACAGTGGCAGACGGACTGTCATAATGAAAGCAGAGCTTACAGGGACTCTGCCCATTATTCTGCTGCAGGTTTATCATGCAAACAGCATTTCCACCTTAATAAAAAGTTAAAGCCTTTGGTAGTTCTAAGTTATTTTAACTGTGCAGTGGAAATTACTATAAAGTGTTTGTACTTGTAAAGAAGTTTATAAGTTTTGTTATAAGTTGCTGATTTCTGTGATatatcccccccacccccttttttctctctgttattgtTGTATTAGCAGTACATAACATTCAAAGGTGGTCTCTCAGATTTAACAGGTGCTCCAGGGTCACATTTTCAGACTGAAATCAATTACCATCAATTATTCATAAATTATtatgttttacataaaaaagaaGCGTAGCACCACAAATAAACATGTGGTGCTTCAGAGGTTAGAAACCACGCTTCACACTAACAGGGAAATATCATCATTTGCAGTCAATTTTACCATCaaccaacacacaaacacatgagtTCCTACGGCTTGATAAAAAGTATTCACACAGGTTTCTGATGTCATCAGTTTGTTCTGAGGCTGAATCAGACGATTAAACTCAGTTTCCTGAATTGTACAAAATTTCATTCAATTCTAACAATTCTAACACAAcataaaaagtgaaacaaagaaCATAGAAGACAGTTAACTTATTCTTGGTTTCACAAAAATGTTGTGTCAGTTCAGCAGAATTAAACCATTTGGCCTTCTAATTTTCTCAGTCAGGACTTCCAGGACCTGTAAAATGATTTCTGATCCAGTGCAGAAGGGCGCACACTTTTGACATTTAATTGCAGCTCACACTGCTCATTAGTCTTGTCTAAATGGTGGAGTAGTAGATATGGAAATGTATGGACAACTGACACTCCTGAGGGGCCACAAGAGCTGCTGAATGAGCAATGCCGTGGTTGCGTAGCTGTTGATATTCAAAGAACTTTGACACTGCATATGCATGCAGCCCAGCAGTTCAGCAGCAAAACATAAGCCACTGAATATGAAGCATAAGCTTGTATCAAAATAGGAATTCTCCACCGTATTTTTTCACACATATGTACAGCGAATACAAATATTTTGAtcagttttaataaaaacatatgtGCACAGGTAATCACGTGAAGGTTATGGCTCATAAAGAGatatctgacagcagcaggacaAAGGAGTTTTCCCTCCACTACTGACGTCAGTCATCAAATCAGATTACTCTTAGAATGAACTGCTTGCTTGTAAAGACAGGTGTGATTTCATTCATCAGGTGCAGAGTCACACGAGTGGTCAGTCTACTCTCACCTTGTTGGCTGCTAAGAAGTCCCTCATGGAAATCATTTCCCCAGACAACCTGCGTCCAGTGTCAGTCTCGCTCTCGTTAATGGCATCTGTCTCGATGGATGGGTCTCTGCGGGCACGGAGGTGGCCTGGGGCCACCACATTCCGACGGGGATGCCGGTGCGGGTGGTGACCCCTCCTAGGGAAACAGCAGCGACAGGGGGCCTCCAGCCTCCTCAGCAGCCAGTTGAGGACCTGCTTGATGACGATGGAGATGACGTTGAAGAGGGAGTAGATGCAGCAGACGCCGGTCAGGATGAAGAAGAAGTTGCCCAGCCTGTATGCAACGGTAGCGTGGCCTTCGTAGGCGACTCGCTGACTGCTAACCATATCGCCAAACCCAATGGTGCTGAAGGCTACAAAGCAGAAGTAAAGCGAGTCCAGGTAGCCCCAACCCTCCGCTGCGGAGTACATCAGCGAGGCGCAGCAAGACACCAAAACGGCTGCCGCTCCTAAAATGAGCATAACGCAGTAGACTGAGGGCTTCCAGCCTGCAAGTTCCTCCCCGGCTCCACTTGCTCTGTTTCCCTCAGAGACTTGACGTCCGTTTTGTGGCAGCACAGCCTTGTTATGATGTCTTTCGTAGCACGACTTAAGGACAAAGGCAATGACGGTGATGACACGCTCCAGGAAGAGGTTGAAGAACAGGATGGTAGCTGCACAGCCGAGCAGGCCATAAAACATCAGGAAGACTTTTCCTCCAATGGTGGCCGGGGTTGTCATCCCAAACCCTGACGttcacacacagagaaatagATCACGTAGTCAGAGTAAATTTACACAGTGTTACTGCTATCATTATAAGACAAAACATAAATGTCAATAGCAGTGGAAGCTCACATTTAATGGTCTTTACCCTCTCTAGTACTAAGCCTATGTTATGTCCAGCTGTGGTCTCTGTGAGAACCAGCTGGGACCATCACTACAACCGAACACTCTCAGTGTTGTGATGTGAGGTTTGTAGCTACACTGACAAAGAGTGTAGTGGTAGAAGTCTGCCTTCagtgctttttagcagaaagaCCTTCTGACAAAAGCCTTTTAAAATAGACTAACAGAAGCCAGAGGTGATATAAAGACCAATAGAGTCTGATCTAACTTGCAAGCTTTTCACCTAATGTCCTCCAGGATAGTCTCCCCCACTCCCTTAAGGTGAATGTTGATGGATGTTACACTATTGTTACTTTTAGACACCATTATCTTTAGGAAAAGATAATGGTTTGATGTGATAAGATTACTTTATGGTCACTCTTAGAGGAaaatcatcctcatcatcatcagcaacCAAAATCAAGACAGAAACCTTAAAAGAATTTGGTTTGAATGCACATTTTCACAAACatcaagcttctttttttttctttttaccaaaAGCGTTGATGACAAACTACTAAGCTGTGGCTTGTCGCATCTGTGGACTCTCGATTTTACTTTTCATGTCTGCAACGATGCTCGGAGCTATGCTTGCCCACTTTGAAGTCTGCCACCTGACTGGGGAGCATGTGTAGTTGGGGTATTGTAATCTAAACTCTGTATGGTCAGACCTGTGAGGTCATCCACACAGACCCTGACACTCTCCATCTGATAACAAAATTTGGACCGAAGATAAATCACGGACACGAAAAGTGTAACTGAGACTAAACAGGAATGACTGCTTTGCTGTCATGCTGCCGGCTGTGTTAGCAGAGTATAATCAAGGCTTCATACCACACGTCTACTTCATGAAACTAGTTTAAAACTGTATGAGgctattttgttttcttccttaCACTCGCAAAGCAGCATCATGCTTTCACGTACACTGTCGCTACATTGTGCTACATGTAAAAAAGGGCAACTGACATTGTCAGAGGAAAAAATGATTAATGAGAGTTGTTGAACTTTAAATCCTCAGCTTGTACGGATCATCTTTGAATGAAAGGACAGATTAAAAGAGTTCTCGTACATTAAAACGTCACCTTCACTTGAAAATGCGAGTCCTGCCCATAACTTCTGGGGTTTTTTCTTACATACAAGCAAACTAGAGAAAAGTGGCTACCAACCTGCAGCTGCTTTAGCTTTTAAATCAAGCTCTCTTCCTATCTGCCATCAACAAAGACGGCCAATTACAACTCTCTTCTCCTACTAAGTGAAAAATGTGCTCATGCAACTGCTTTCTTCCACAGGGTTGCCATTGGTGACATGCTCACCCTCTCTCgctttgtctctctgtgcagcaACACTCAGTTTGATGGCCGAGGTGCTCCAGTCTCacatttcactgtatttttttccacactatTTTGGCAAATGAAAGACGCAGTGGAGACACCCCACGCCTCAGGtgtagcttt
The genomic region above belongs to Pelmatolapia mariae isolate MD_Pm_ZW linkage group LG15, Pm_UMD_F_2, whole genome shotgun sequence and contains:
- the kcnk13b gene encoding potassium channel subfamily K member 13b, giving the protein MACRSGCCCGSGPINEDNARFLLLALFIVVYLLCGAAVFSALEHPKEREAKERWAQRFEHFSQKYNLSKKELNNFLRNYEEANVAGIRVDAIRPRWDFTGAFYFVGTVVSTIGFGMTTPATIGGKVFLMFYGLLGCAATILFFNLFLERVITVIAFVLKSCYERHHNKAVLPQNGRQVSEGNRASGAGEELAGWKPSVYCVMLILGAAAVLVSCCASLMYSAAEGWGYLDSLYFCFVAFSTIGFGDMVSSQRVAYEGHATVAYRLGNFFFILTGVCCIYSLFNVISIVIKQVLNWLLRRLEAPCRCCFPRRGHHPHRHPRRNVVAPGHLRARRDPSIETDAINESETDTGRRLSGEMISMRDFLAANKVNLAIMQKQLSEMAVGNQRQSSSSSRQNGFSGGVGALGIMNNRLAETSVDR